The following are encoded in a window of Poecile atricapillus isolate bPoeAtr1 chromosome 21, bPoeAtr1.hap1, whole genome shotgun sequence genomic DNA:
- the TNFAIP1 gene encoding BTB/POZ domain-containing adapter for CUL3-mediated RhoA degradation protein 2, translating into MSGDTCLGSALCPAAGHKPKAGGLKGSSLGNKYVRLNVGGSLYYTTVQVLTRHDTMLKAMFSGRMEVLTDKEGWILIDRCGKHFGTILNYLRDDTIALPKHRQEIKALMAEAKYYLIQGLVDMCQAALQDKKDLYEPVCSIPIITSPKEEERLIESSMKPVVKLLYNRSNNKYSYTSNSDDNLLKNIELFDKLSLRFNGRVLFIKDVIGDEICCWSFYGQGRKLAEVCCTSIVYATEKKQTKVEFPEARIYEETLNVLLYETPRVPDNSLLEATSRSRSQASHSEDDEGFELRDRVRRIHVKRYSTYDDRQLGH; encoded by the exons ATGTCGGGGGACACCTGCCTGGGGAGCGCCCTGTGCCCGGCCGCGGGCCACAAGCCCAAGGCCGGCGGGCTCAagggcagcagcctggggaacAAGTACGTGCGGCTCAACGTCGGCGGCTCCCTGTACTACACCACGGTGCAGGTGCTCACCAGGCACGACACCATGCTCAAAGCCATGTTCAGCGGCAGGATGGAGGTGCTTACCGACAAGGAAG GCTGGATCCTTATAGACCGTTGTGGGAAGCACTTCGGAACAATTTTAAACTATCTCAGAGATGACACTATTGCACTTCCAAAACACAGGCAGGAGATCAAAGCATTGATGGCAGAAGCCAAATACTATCTCATCCAGGGCTTAGTGGACATGTgccaagcagctctgcag GACAAGAAAGACTTGTATGAGCCTGTCTGCAGCATCCCTATAATCACCTCTCCAAAAGAAGAGGAGAGACTGATAGAGTCATCAATGAAA CCTGTTGTTAAACTGCTGTATAATAGAAGCAACAATAAATACTCCTACACCAG TAACTCAGATGACAACTTGCTGAAGAACATCGAGCTGTTTGACAAGCTGTCCCTGCGGTTCAATGGCAGAGTGCTGTTCATCAAGGATGTGATCGGGGACGAGATCTGCTGCTGGTCCTTCTATGGGCAGGGCCGCAAGCTGGCCGAGGTCTGCTGCACCTCCATCGTCTATGCCACCGAGAAGAAGCAAACCAAG GTTGAATTCCCTGAGGCACGAATTTATGAGGAAACACTAAATGTCTTGTTGTACGAGACGCCCCGTGTCCCGGATAACTCGCTGCTGGAGGCCACGAGCCGCAGCCGGAGCCAGGCCTCGCACAGCGAGGATGACGAGGGCTTTGAGCTGCGCGACCGCGTGCGCCGCATCCACGTCAAGAGATACAGCACCTACGATGACCGCCAGCTCGGCCACTag
- the IFT20 gene encoding intraflagellar transport protein 20 homolog, whose protein sequence is MAQAALGAAGLHFDELNKLRVLEPEVAAQTAQLREECRAFVDKTAEFQKIVGSLIELVDQLAKAAENEKMKAIGARNLLKSIAKQREAQEQQLQALIAEKKMQLERYRVEYETLCKIEADQNEFIDQFIFQK, encoded by the exons aTGGCACAGGCGGCGTTGGGCGCGGCGGGGCTCCACTTTGACGAGCTGAACAAGCTGCGGGTGCTGGAGCCCGAGGTGGCGGCGCAGACGGCGCAGCTCCGCGAGGAGTGCCGGGCCTTCGTGGACA aaacagcagaattccagaaaatagTGGGCAGCTTGATCGAGCTCGTTGATCAactggccaaagctgcagaaaatgagAAGATGAAG GCCATCGGGGCAAGGAACCTGCTGAAGTCCATCGCAAAGCAGAGAGaggctcaggagcagcagctccaggctttgATAGCTGAGAAAAAGATGCAGCTGGAAAG GTACCGGGTCGAGTACGAGACTCTCTGCAAAATCGAAGCGGACCAGAACGAATTCATCGACCAGTTCATTTTCCAGAAATAG
- the TMEM97 gene encoding sigma intracellular receptor 2 isoform X1, translated as MRAVHPPVRWGQGRPSANLVCGDAGGARESAVNVWKSVWKRSAADAHGMSHSRLTDLLQQYATAFRDPMMLQPPEWFKAFIYCEAFLQLPFFPIAAYAFLKGGCRWIRTPSIIYSTHVATTLFAILAHILFHDFSKSEHAGPQTLRERLVLLSIYLPYLLIPLLLLFTMLCNPHYKHVEKRKRK; from the exons ATGCGTGCGGTGCATCCGCCGGTTCGGTGGGGCCAGGGGCGGCCTTCGGCGAATCTCGTGTGTGGAGACGCCGGGGGGGCGAGAGAAAGTGCGGTGAATGTGTGGAAGAGCGTCTGGAAGCGAAGCGCTGCTGATGCCCACGGGATGAGTCACAGCCGG ctgACAGACCTGTTGCAGCAGTATGCAACTGCCTTCAGGGACCCCATGATGCTGCAGCCCCCAGAGTGGTTCAAGGCATTCATCTACTGTGAAGCTTTTCTCCAGCTGCCCTTCTTTCCCATCGCTGCCTACGCCTTCCTGAAAG GTGGCTGCAGATGGATCAGGACTCCTTCCATTATCTACTCCACCCATGTAGCCACCACTCTGTTTGCCATCCTGGCTCACATCCTGTTCCACGACTTCTCCAAGTCAGAGCACGCGGGCCCTCAGACGCTGCGCGAGCGCCTGGTGCTGCTCTCCATCTACCTGCCCTACCTGCTgatccctctgctgctcctgttcACCATGCTCTGCAACCCCCACTACAAACACgtggagaagaggaaaaggaagtaG
- the TMEM97 gene encoding sigma intracellular receptor 2 isoform X2, whose translation MAAAPRWRERLFALYFLSHIPITALIDLQPLLPTGIAPRALTDLLQQYATAFRDPMMLQPPEWFKAFIYCEAFLQLPFFPIAAYAFLKGGCRWIRTPSIIYSTHVATTLFAILAHILFHDFSKSEHAGPQTLRERLVLLSIYLPYLLIPLLLLFTMLCNPHYKHVEKRKRK comes from the exons ATGGCGGCGGCTCCGAGGTGGCGGGAGCGGCTCTTCGCCCTCTATTTCCTCTCGCACATCCCGATCACGGCGCTCATCGACCTCCAGCCGCTGCTGCCCACCGGGATCGCGCCGCGGGCC ctgACAGACCTGTTGCAGCAGTATGCAACTGCCTTCAGGGACCCCATGATGCTGCAGCCCCCAGAGTGGTTCAAGGCATTCATCTACTGTGAAGCTTTTCTCCAGCTGCCCTTCTTTCCCATCGCTGCCTACGCCTTCCTGAAAG GTGGCTGCAGATGGATCAGGACTCCTTCCATTATCTACTCCACCCATGTAGCCACCACTCTGTTTGCCATCCTGGCTCACATCCTGTTCCACGACTTCTCCAAGTCAGAGCACGCGGGCCCTCAGACGCTGCGCGAGCGCCTGGTGCTGCTCTCCATCTACCTGCCCTACCTGCTgatccctctgctgctcctgttcACCATGCTCTGCAACCCCCACTACAAACACgtggagaagaggaaaaggaagtaG